Proteins encoded together in one Euzebyales bacterium window:
- a CDS encoding MFS transporter, whose translation MDLARTAQRRIEAHADLELLAGATLGIVCFRRRVDGADEARIAAVNAALLDQVNDSGIAFLSSTRLGGRYCVRLAIMNFTTTKRDVDRVLDVFATTDVATLEAPTSRTDRTEPGVDQVWLTAPTIDAATIRKHPLLATLDAPTVEWLTRVSRHDHVDVGNVVVDRWSSARDFHVVLDGVARVSIDGETVRELGGGDFFGELAALDWGADTATSVLADRYDRQTLLGLAHATRVGCMCALTLAVVAEWSPLAVLTLTFGATIAGTPCYPAVAALIPWTVPTVDLAAANALFTTVESTVVVGPALRGGLVLGHPPIAFVANGVMFGLALVLLRPLTLPSASAVAGDAAGTSFAHQFVDGVRAVIASADVAVPLLFMVVMNLVDGIALVALLLVATDVMAVGAQGFGFLNAAVGAGAFGVMLVSNRFAASGAPLRVLTWAVLAASIPFAALAVVTTLPVGLALAFVAGAGGLLTEVVGVTILQRVLDERVLARVFGRPSQMCSARCVLDATVIAPITHGSRGR comes from the coding sequence ATGGATCTCGCCAGGACCGCGCAGCGGCGCATCGAGGCGCATGCGGACCTGGAGCTGCTCGCGGGAGCCACGCTCGGGATCGTGTGCTTCCGGCGCCGCGTCGACGGAGCGGACGAGGCGAGGATCGCGGCGGTCAACGCCGCCCTGCTCGACCAGGTCAACGACAGCGGCATCGCGTTCCTGTCGTCGACACGGCTGGGTGGGCGCTACTGCGTACGCCTCGCGATCATGAACTTCACCACCACGAAGCGCGACGTCGACCGGGTGCTCGATGTGTTCGCAACCACCGACGTCGCGACACTCGAAGCGCCGACGTCCCGCACCGACCGCACGGAGCCGGGGGTGGATCAGGTCTGGTTGACCGCGCCGACGATCGACGCGGCCACGATCCGAAAGCACCCGCTGTTGGCGACCCTTGACGCCCCGACCGTCGAGTGGCTGACACGGGTCTCACGACACGACCACGTCGACGTCGGCAACGTCGTCGTCGACCGCTGGTCGTCGGCGCGTGACTTCCACGTCGTCCTCGACGGCGTCGCACGTGTCTCGATAGATGGTGAGACCGTACGCGAGCTCGGCGGCGGTGACTTCTTCGGTGAGCTCGCAGCGCTGGACTGGGGTGCGGATACGGCTACGTCCGTCCTCGCCGACCGCTACGACCGTCAGACCCTGCTCGGGCTCGCTCATGCCACGCGCGTGGGATGCATGTGCGCGCTGACCCTGGCGGTGGTCGCGGAGTGGTCGCCGCTGGCGGTGCTCACGCTGACGTTCGGCGCCACCATCGCCGGGACGCCCTGCTATCCCGCGGTCGCCGCGCTCATCCCGTGGACCGTCCCCACCGTCGACCTGGCCGCGGCCAACGCCCTGTTCACGACGGTCGAGTCGACCGTCGTCGTCGGGCCGGCACTCCGGGGAGGGCTGGTGCTCGGACACCCGCCAATCGCGTTCGTCGCCAACGGCGTGATGTTCGGTCTGGCGCTCGTACTGCTCCGCCCTCTGACGCTCCCGTCCGCGTCCGCGGTCGCCGGTGACGCCGCCGGCACGTCGTTCGCGCACCAGTTCGTGGACGGGGTACGTGCCGTCATCGCTTCGGCGGACGTGGCGGTGCCACTGCTGTTCATGGTCGTCATGAACCTCGTGGACGGCATCGCCCTGGTCGCGCTGCTGCTCGTTGCGACGGATGTCATGGCCGTCGGCGCGCAGGGCTTCGGGTTCCTCAACGCAGCCGTCGGGGCCGGCGCCTTCGGCGTGATGCTCGTCAGCAACCGGTTCGCCGCGAGCGGCGCGCCGCTGCGTGTGCTCACGTGGGCCGTGCTCGCAGCGAGCATCCCGTTCGCCGCGCTCGCGGTCGTCACGACCCTACCCGTGGGGCTGGCACTGGCGTTCGTGGCTGGTGCCGGCGGCCTGCTGACGGAGGTCGTCGGTGTGACGATCCTGCAGCGCGTGCTTGACGAACGAGTCCTCGCCCGCGTCTTTGGGAGGCCCTCCCAGATGTGCTCGGCCCGCTGTGTCCTCGACGCGACGGTCATCGCTCCGATCACCCACGGAAGTCGAGGGCGCTAG
- a CDS encoding mismatch-specific DNA-glycosylase, protein MTPRRRFTREELESFRNATVPDLVGPGLRLLFVGINPGLWTAATNTHFAHPGNRFYPALLRGGVIGRAIDPAAGMDDEERAHLIERGIGITNIAPRATARASELSRDELRAGARDLVRRVEGWKPAVVAIAGITAYRVAFERPRAQTGRQDELLGGVELWIVPNPSGLNAHETVATLAAAYRRVARAAGLDVTGGS, encoded by the coding sequence GTGACGCCACGGCGGCGGTTCACGCGGGAGGAGCTGGAGAGCTTCCGCAACGCGACGGTGCCTGACCTCGTCGGGCCGGGCCTGCGCCTGCTGTTCGTGGGCATCAACCCCGGACTGTGGACCGCCGCCACCAACACCCACTTCGCCCACCCGGGAAACCGCTTCTACCCGGCCCTGCTGCGTGGCGGCGTCATCGGGCGGGCGATCGACCCGGCGGCGGGCATGGACGACGAGGAGCGGGCGCACCTGATCGAGCGCGGCATCGGGATCACCAACATCGCACCGCGGGCTACGGCGCGCGCGTCCGAGCTCAGTCGCGACGAGCTGCGAGCGGGCGCCCGCGACCTGGTCAGACGAGTCGAGGGGTGGAAGCCCGCCGTCGTGGCGATCGCGGGCATCACCGCCTACCGGGTCGCTTTCGAGCGACCACGCGCACAGACGGGACGCCAGGACGAGCTGCTTGGTGGCGTCGAGCTGTGGATCGTGCCCAACCCCAGCGGGCTCAACGCCCACGAGACAGTCGCGACGCTGGCCGCCGCGTACCGGCGGGTCGCCAGGGCCGCGGGGCTCGACGTGACAGGCGGCAGCTAG